From Candidatus Parvarchaeota archaeon:
CTTGGCGCGCCGCGCTACCAGATTGAGGTAAGCGCCCAGGACTTCAAGGCCGCCCAAAAGGCAATGGAGGGCATTGTTGAGTCAATCCAGAAAATGGCTGACAAAAACACTTTTGTGTCCTTTGAGCAGCTCAAGGAAGAAAGCTAATTTTGAGTTTTGCGCCACGGGTCGCGAAAAGAGGGCACCTGACAGGCAGCTTGCGGCAATGGCTTGCAAGCCATACCAAAACTTAGGGATTTTTATTTGGATTGCGGAAATAAGTAACATAAAAAAACGGCACGGGCAGGAGTGTGGATGAAAAAACTGAGAAAGTGCGCTTTGTGCAAAAGCTACACCATGAAGCAGGAGCACTGCGGGGCTCAGACCAAGTCAGCCCATCCGCCAAAATTCAAGATAACTGACAAGTATGCAAAATACAGGAGGATGCAGGAAGTAGGATAAACAAAGCCTGCCTTAAGGCACTTGGAATGGACAGAGAAAAACAGCGGGGGATGGGTCCATGATTGAAACTAAAATCTACCAGAAAAAAAACGTGAAGATGAAAAACCCAATATTGGTGGAGGGGCTTCCAGGCATCGGCCTTGTAGGAAAGCTTGCGGCAGACCACATGATAAAGGAGTTCAAGGCCCAAAAAGTCGCAGAGCTTGTTTCGCCGCATTTCCCGCACCAGGTGCTGATGCAGAAAAACGGGATAATGAGAATGCTCAAAAACAAGTTTTATTTGATACCTGGAAAGAAAAACGACGTGCTAATACTTGTCGGCGATGTGCAGGCAGTGACTTCAGAGGCACAGTATGAAATCTGCGGCAAGATGCTTGATTATTTTGAGAAAAAGGGCGGAAAGCTGATTTACACGCTTGGAGGGTATGGGACAGGCAAGGCGCCCCAAAAGCCCCAGGTGTTTGGCTCCGCGACCCATAAGGAGATTATACCGGCGCATGAGAAAGCCGGCATGGTATTTGGAAAATCCCACGGCTCCATTATAGGGGCTGCCGGCCTGCTGCTTGGAATGGGAAAGTTCAGGGGCATGAAGGGAGTTTGCATAATGGGCGAGACGCACGGCGGGTATGTTGATGCCAGGGCAGCGCAGGCCCTTTTGGAAGTGCTCTCAAGGCTTCTTGGGGTAAAAATTGACCCAGCAAAGCTTGAGCAGAGGGCAAAGGAAGGCGAGGCTTTCATGAAGAAGATGGAAAAGGAAGCCTCAAAGCAAAAGGAGACAATGCCAGGCTCAAGTGCAAAGGAATTGAGCTATATCAGGTAGCTGGATTGGAAGAAGGCAAGCTGGCGAAAGCTTTGGCAAAGGCCTGGCTGGGCAGGATAGGGTTAAATACCCCAAGCTGCTATTTTTTACCATGGGAGGCACAACCAGAGGGAAAAAAGGGCAGCTTTCCGCTGAAATGCTTATTTTGCTTGCAGTAATCCTTGCCGTGGTGCTGCTTGTTGCCAACTCGATGCTTTCGGCAGGCAAGACTGCAAGCAGCGTGGCAAGCGGAAGCGCAAACAAGACGTTTGAGGAGATTTGCAGGTCAACAGGCACTTGCACAGCATGCACAACAGACTCGGACTGCTCAGGCATCCAGTCAGGCAGATGCATAAATTCAGTCTGCCAATAAGCCAGTGCACAAGCATGTGCGGGAAGGCAAAGCCAGCTCCAGGATTTTTGCTGGCTGGCCATAATGGCCAGAGGCTGTCTTTGTATGGAGGAATTGCCGTGAAGGCCCAGGCTTCACTTGAATATTTGCTCGTTTTGGCTATTGCCCTTGCCGCATTGGCAATTTCGCTTTCCGTACTCTATGACGCAAAAATCAGGTTTGAAAGGCAGGCAAGGGCTTCGGTTGCGCAGGCGGCTGCTGAAAGCATTGCAGGGGCCGCAAACCAGATTTGCCTGCTTGGCGGCTCCAACTCACGGACTGTTGAAGGACTGCCCAACTTATTTTGGCTTGGCTTTGAACAAAAAGACGCGACTGTTGAAGGCATAGGAATTGGAAGAGGGCAGAGAGGCGGAAAAGGCAGCCTGAGCCTGGGGTTTTCTGATGCCAAGGCAACGATGCTTGTAGCCTGCGGCGTGGAGCTGACAGGGCAGGAGTACTCTAATTCGGTATATTTGAAAGGCAGCGGCGGCAAGGTCTTTATTGAGCAGGCAAAAGAAGAATAGAAAAAATAAAAGAAGAAAAAAGGGGCGCAGGCCCTCATTTGCCTAAATGCTAAGCTTGCATGTTTAGGCTGCCATCGGCTCGATGATGCCCTTGAATGTTTCAAGTGGAAGCGCACCTGAGAACGATATGCCGTAACCGCCGCCATTCACCTGGACAACATCAATGCTGAAGTTAGGCCCATACTGCTGCTTGTATTTGGATACCACAGCTCCAAGGGCCGAAAGCATTGCAGGGCTCTTGTTGTCTGAGAATATCACAAACGAGGGGGTGCCTCCGACCCCGAATGCAACGCCCTCGGATTGCTCTGTTGAGACGGCTGTGGCCTTTGAGCCGCCATCAAGGCAGGCTGCGAATTTTGCCTCGTCAAGCTTGAGGTCCTTTGCATACTGCTTGAGCGATGCGATTCCCAGGGCATTTTGGTTTTCAAACAGCTTATCGTGGTACTCCCAGAACTTGCCCTGGTCTGATGCACATTCTGACGCCTCGGCGGCCTTTTGTGCATTTGGGTGGATTTGGGTAAGGGGGAATTGCTTGTAGTAAAGCCCTATTTTGCCCTTGTACTGGTCAAGCACCTGGCTTACTGCCGGGAGTGCCCTGCTGCAAAACGTGCATTCAAAGTCAGAATATTCAACAATCTTTATTTTTGCATTTTGAACTCCTTTAACTGGCTTGCCTTCGAACGAGATTTTTATCGGTATTGCGGTTGGCGCAACGTTGCCGTTGCTTCCGCCCTGGGTTGGTGGGTTGGTTGGTGGATTGACAACTGGGTTGTTTGAGCCGCCGCCATTGTTGGCGCCCGTGCCCGGATTTGCGGCGCCAAGCGTGCCGATTTTTTTGAGCGAATCGTTTACCTGGCCCATTGTCATGAACAATGAAGCAGAAATAAGAAGCGCAGCCAAGATGACAGACACGCCAATAAGCGTGGCATGGCTCTGGTCGTTTTGTTTTTCCACTCTCCCACCTCTAAACTGGTTTTTTGGATTGCCGGGGCAAATCAGAACATCCGTAGCGGCTGGTTTGCTCCCACTACAAGCAAAGTGGGTTTGGTATTGAAGAAACAAGTTTATAAATATGCCAACTTTTGCAAGGTGCTAAATCATTAAGGAGAAACAGAGATTCCCCCCCCCTGGTGGTTTGTCAGGGCTTTGGGGCAGTGCCCCATGTTTCCTTTCCATCAGTTTTTTGTCTTTCCGCCAATCAGCGCCATAAGCTGCTGCTTCGTCCTTATGCCCGAAAGCTCTGACTTGGTAATGACCGGAATGCTTTTCACCCTGGGCTTTGTGCAGGATTTGACAAAAAAGCACGGGTGTGCCCCAATGATTTGAGATAGTTGGTCAAACACTTCGGCCCTGCGCTCAAGGGTGCGCATGTCCCTGTCCCTCTCTGCGATGATTGAGCTGATTTGACCTTTGGCGGTTTTTGGGCTTGAAAGCCCTTGCTTTCTTGCGTCTTTGCCAAAGCTTGCACCCACCATGTCGGCAGGCCCATCTAGGTTCACTGAAGTAAAGCCATAAAAGTCATAGGTACTTCCATATGCTCCTCGCACAAGACCATTAATCGGTTTTTGACTGGAAGTGAATTTTTCCAGAAGGGCTTTTGACGGCAGCCCAAGGAACTGCTCAATGATTGCCGCGTTTTTGGGGCTTGCAAGGGTGAGGCTGCGCTCGTAGCGGTAGATTGTATCGTGCGAAAGACCGCAGGCGCGGGCAAGCTGGCTTGTTGTAAGATTTTTGCTTTTCCTTGCCTGGACAAGAAGCGACTGGTTGATTTTGACAAGGGTTTTCTTGAATTTTTTTTCATTGAATTCCCCGCCTTCAAGGAACTGCTGCATGGTAAGGGGGGAGATTGCAACAATGCCATGGCGAAGATACAAAACACCTTGCGCAAGGGCGAATTCCTTGCTTTTTGCCCCGACCACAATGCCAATTGCGCCAAGTATGTTGGAAATTGATTCAAGGCTTTTTGCATGCTGCATGGGGAATGCGTCAATGTTCTCAAGCACCTTGATTAGGACTGTTTTTTGCCCTTTTCTTCCAGCTATGTCAAAGCAGCCTGGAAGTCCTGAAAAGAATGCCTGGTAGCCGCTTGCCTCAAGGACTGACAAGGTTTCAAGGATTAGCCTGTGCCGTTCTGTGCCCTCCATGATAAGATTGCCAAGGCAAAGGATATAATCATTTATAAGAGGCAGCAATCGGAAGGAAAGTGTGTTTTGGCAATTCCGGCAATGCTTGGCAAATCAGGGTTTTGGCAATTCCGGCAGCGTTGGCAAATCAGGGTTTTGGCAATTCCGGCAATGCTTGGCAATATGGCGGTGTTTGGCATACCGCCTGTTTTTTATACTTAAAATAGGCAATTTATATGCCGTTTTTGCGGAGGGGAGGGCAGCTGACCCTGCAAGAAATTGCGGGGAGGAAGTCATGCCCACTGCAGCCAGTTCAATCCTGGCAGGCACCAGCCTACCAATCAAGGTGCAAAAGAACAGAAACGACACCCTGCCTTTCTGGATGAGGATGAGGAAACGAGACAGGATGGTTTGGGATGAAACGGCTTTTGTGATGGGAGCCGGCAGTGCAAGGCCTTAAGGCCGCTTAGTCGAATGCTGCTATAAAAACAAAAGGCAGACTACCACCCTTCCGCATTACACGGCACTACAGGAAGTCTTATTGCAGCCGTGGCAAAAAACTGAGGCTTGTGCTCAGAGGTCTTTCAGTGGGAGAATTGCCTGAGAAGGACGCCCTGGATTAATGCCCTACAAAATAGATAGGTTTAAAGCTACAGGTTGCAAAACTGAGTGGAAACATAAGCAAAGGCAATCCAGTCCGGTGTTAATGGCAGGAGGTAGTTTAATGAAAAGCAAAATGGCATTTGTTTTGATTGCGCTTTCAGTTTTTGCAGGCTTTATGTTGTTTGGCTGCACTGGCGAAGGCGAGCCAGGCATATTTACAAAAAAGCCGAGCCTGTCGGAAAAAAAGGAAGTGACGCTTGATTACCTGTATGCAGACTGGTGCCCGCACTGCCAAAAAATGAAACCGTATGTTGCAAAACTTGCGGCAACGCTTCCACAAGACAGGTTTTTGGTAAGGGCGTGGAACGAGGCGGACAGGTCTTCAAGCCCCGATTCCCAGAAAATCTATACGGATTACCAGGCAAAAGGATATTTCCAAGGGTTTCCGACATTTGTGCTAAATGAAAACGACTACAGGGTTGGGGAGATGCCAGAGCCCCAGCTAAAGGCTTTTGTGTGCTCCAAGTTCAAGGCCCCGGCACCTGCAGCGTGTAGTGCAGGGTGAACTTGCAGTTCTAACAGATATAAAGAGGCACTTAAGTTATGGAAAAGCGCATGTACTGGATAATATTTACAATGCTTGTTAGTGGAATTCTTCTTTTTGGCTGCACTGGAAATGCGAAAAACGAGGAAACGGGCGACAGTGCACAAATCAAAGCCCCTGAAGCTAATGAAAGGCAGGACGCGCAGCAAAATTTATTGAAAGAAGGATGGCAGGAAAAGGCTGGTAGGTGCAGCGGGCTAAACGAAGTGAGTGGCGAGAAGAGCAGCTGCCTTGCAAAAGTCGCGGCTGATGAAAAAAAACCTGAAATCTGTGATATGGTTTTTG
This genomic window contains:
- a CDS encoding ribosome biogenesis protein, giving the protein MKKLRKCALCKSYTMKQEHCGAQTKSAHPPKFKITDKYAKYRRMQEVG
- a CDS encoding proteasome assembly chaperone family protein, yielding MIETKIYQKKNVKMKNPILVEGLPGIGLVGKLAADHMIKEFKAQKVAELVSPHFPHQVLMQKNGIMRMLKNKFYLIPGKKNDVLILVGDVQAVTSEAQYEICGKMLDYFEKKGGKLIYTLGGYGTGKAPQKPQVFGSATHKEIIPAHEKAGMVFGKSHGSIIGAAGLLLGMGKFRGMKGVCIMGETHGGYVDARAAQALLEVLSRLLGVKIDPAKLEQRAKEGEAFMKKMEKEASKQKETMPGSSAKELSYIR
- a CDS encoding class III signal peptide-containing protein — its product is MGGTTRGKKGQLSAEMLILLAVILAVVLLVANSMLSAGKTASSVASGSANKTFEEICRSTGTCTACTTDSDCSGIQSGRCINSVCQ
- a CDS encoding DsbA family protein yields the protein MEKQNDQSHATLIGVSVILAALLISASLFMTMGQVNDSLKKIGTLGAANPGTGANNGGGSNNPVVNPPTNPPTQGGSNGNVAPTAIPIKISFEGKPVKGVQNAKIKIVEYSDFECTFCSRALPAVSQVLDQYKGKIGLYYKQFPLTQIHPNAQKAAEASECASDQGKFWEYHDKLFENQNALGIASLKQYAKDLKLDEAKFAACLDGGSKATAVSTEQSEGVAFGVGGTPSFVIFSDNKSPAMLSALGAVVSKYKQQYGPNFSIDVVQVNGGGYGISFSGALPLETFKGIIEPMAA
- a CDS encoding helix-turn-helix domain-containing protein, coding for MEGTERHRLILETLSVLEASGYQAFFSGLPGCFDIAGRKGQKTVLIKVLENIDAFPMQHAKSLESISNILGAIGIVVGAKSKEFALAQGVLYLRHGIVAISPLTMQQFLEGGEFNEKKFKKTLVKINQSLLVQARKSKNLTTSQLARACGLSHDTIYRYERSLTLASPKNAAIIEQFLGLPSKALLEKFTSSQKPINGLVRGAYGSTYDFYGFTSVNLDGPADMVGASFGKDARKQGLSSPKTAKGQISSIIAERDRDMRTLERRAEVFDQLSQIIGAHPCFFVKSCTKPRVKSIPVITKSELSGIRTKQQLMALIGGKTKN